In Phycisphaerae bacterium RAS1, the genomic window AATCTGATCGCTAAGCTGCTGAGAGAAAAGAACTTTCGGGATATCCGCCACGGAATTTCCGGGGTTTTCCCAAGCTGGACGTCGAGGGTTCGAATCCCTTCGCCCGCTTTTGGATGTAACTCATTTAGACGCACTAGCTTACATGCTCGTGCGTTTTCATTTGGAAAGCCGTAGCGGCCGATAAAAACGGCTTTCCCGGAAAAGTGGGTCAGAAGTGGGTCAGTCCCAAACCGCGTCGCTCGCGCGTACTGCAACTGCGCGGCAGCGAGCGACAAGAGTGGGTCAGTCAGGATCACTTCAAAACCTCGTCAAGCGCGCGACGCGCCTGTTCGACCAATTCCTCACGCACTTGCAGATAGTGCTTGCGCGTCGTCCGGATGTCCGAGTGACCCGCGAGTTCTTGCACGACGTGCAAAGGCACGGCACCGGCAAGGTTCGTGCAGTAGCTCTTCCGCAGATCATGGAACGTGCATTTCGGAACGCCGGCCCGCCTGCGAATCGCCTGAAAGTCCCGCGTAAAGTTCTGCCGCTTCACACGGTCTCCGGTCGCCGGTCCCTTGCTGTTGACAAAAACGTAACGCTGTCCGTCAGCAGCCGCGAGCTGCGCTTCCGTCAGCACGTTCGCCGCGTTGGCCGGAATCGGTACGATGCGGAGATCCTTGTCCTTCGGCGTCCAGGATTCGCCGGCGCCATGGGCCGGCTTGCGAACGACACGAAGCTGCTGTCGCTCGAAATCGACGTCACCCCACGTGAGATGCAGGATTTCGCCGAGACGAAGACCGCAGCAGTAGGCCAACGCGATCATGCCGCGCCACCGCAGCGACGGAGCTGCGGTGACGAAGGCACGAAAGTGCTCGGGCGACACGTACTGCCAGCCCGCGTCGCCCACCTTCTCCTGCCGAATCCCTGCGAAGGGGTTCGACCGGATAAGCTCGCAGTCGAGTGCCTCGCGGAAGATTCGCCGCGATTCGCGGATGAGCTTGTTCACCGTCGCGGGGGCGGGCACCGGTTCATCGTCCGGCCGCTGTCGAAACGCGCTGATGAACCGGCGGGCTTCGAGCGGTGTGATTCGATCGATGCGCCGGTCGGCGCCGAAGAACTCCCGTAGCCGTCGAAGCGTCCGCTCATGTTCTTCTAGCGAGCGTGAGGACAGGTCGCCGCGGAGCTTCAGATACATCTTCTCGAACTCCTTGAGGATTGTCGGCGGCGGCGCATCACCACGGCCATCGCGGACGGCGGCCTGTTTCGATTCTGCGAAGCGTTCAGCCTCCTTTCTGGTCTCGAAGCTCTTGCTGTAACGAGCTCCGTCCGTACCGAACCAACGCGCCGCCCAGCGGCACGGCCGATTCTTTGGCCATTCCGAGCGCGGAAGTGGACTGCCGTTGGCATCGGTGGGGATTGCGCCATGGTACTTTCGGTAAACTCCTACTCTTTCAGTCGCCATGCTTACCTCCTGGCCCTGCGGGCCCGGTGGCAGCCACGGACGACTGACCCAACGATCAGTTTACCGCAGAGGGGCGCTTGGCGTGAGATCATTCACTGCTCCGTCTTCAACTCCATGAACCGATCGAGTTCCGCACGCCGGTACCAAACGCGGCGCGCGAATTTCGTCGCCTTGAGCTGTCGCTTGTCGCGCCAGTAATTCAGCGTGCGGACGGCTGAGGCTGGGGTGTGTGCGTCAATTTCGTCGAGCCTCAGGTACTGCGCAGCCTCGATCGGCGTCAGCAACTCGCCGAAGGCGGCTGGTCGCGCCGGCCAGACGCGCAAATCACTCGAATTTGATAGCGATTCAGGGAGTCGAGTTTCGCTCTGCACGATCGCACTCCGTCCGCCGGCAAGTCGCCAACCAAAAAATCCGCTTAGCCGAATATCGGCCTCGTGATCCGCAAGCCGACGAGCTGCTGGAGCCGCTTGCGCAGTTCGATCCGGGTGGGGAACTCGCGGGCCAGCGTCGGCGTGTGCTCTTCGATCAACTCGGCGACCCGGCGATGGTTTCGGCGAGTCAACGAGACTGAGTGGCACGACAAGTCGGAGTAGCTGCGTCCCTCCGACAAAAGCAGCGCAACCGTGATGGCGAGCAACTCCGCTTCCAACGGAGGCGGAGTTGGTTCATCGCTCTGTGCGAGGGGCGTCGCGGTCAGGTCATATTCGATCACGTTCAGGCCTCCATCCCCTTGGTCGCACGGCTTCGAACGACGCTAGCAGATTTCGCAATGCCATTCGCATGTGTGCATTACTGCTAACACCAACGCGCAAAAACACCTACTCGTTTCGCGCCCCGCGCCCGGTGCGCTCATCTGGCGGCGATCCTCGGTCAAAAACGGAGATGGCCGAAGGCGACGCCCATGCGTAATAGAAGCGGGCCGGCAGCAGCGGACGTTGATGGTCCGTCGTCAGTCGAAGGCCACGGGCACGAATCAACGCCGCGATACGCGACACGCCAAATCGCCGACACACTTCGGGGACCACGAGCGCCTTCCAGAGATCCTCTGATTTCTGCGTCGGCATCATGAGTTCGGACAGGCACCACTGAGGATCCAGCTTGGCGTCCTCGGCAATCCGCACCAGCTCGCGCTCCAGGTGCGGAATCGGCATCAGAAATGCAGCAGCGAACCGGTCGGCGTTGCGTTCGATTCGTTGCGATGATGCGAATCCCGGTTCATCGGTTTCCTGGAACGCGTCTGCGACCTTGGCGTGGAGCACGAAATGCCCGAGTTCATGGGCGCACGTGAAGCGGAACCGCCCTTCGTTCTG contains:
- the xerD_1 gene encoding Tyrosine recombinase XerD translates to MATERVGVYRKYHGAIPTDANGSPLPRSEWPKNRPCRWAARWFGTDGARYSKSFETRKEAERFAESKQAAVRDGRGDAPPPTILKEFEKMYLKLRGDLSSRSLEEHERTLRRLREFFGADRRIDRITPLEARRFISAFRQRPDDEPVPAPATVNKLIRESRRIFREALDCELIRSNPFAGIRQEKVGDAGWQYVSPEHFRAFVTAAPSLRWRGMIALAYCCGLRLGEILHLTWGDVDFERQQLRVVRKPAHGAGESWTPKDKDLRIVPIPANAANVLTEAQLAAADGQRYVFVNSKGPATGDRVKRQNFTRDFQAIRRRAGVPKCTFHDLRKSYCTNLAGAVPLHVVQELAGHSDIRTTRKHYLQVREELVEQARRALDEVLK